Proteins encoded together in one Thermoplasmatales archaeon BRNA1 window:
- a CDS encoding Lhr-like helicase, with translation MGNEVFDRYAPFIRDFIYRNRWESLRGIQMAAADAIFNSEENVLLTASTASGKTEAAFFPILTLLSENPPASVGAIYIGPLKALINDQFERLNQLCQEADIPVWHWHGDVNQSHKEKFIRHPSGILQITPESLEGMLLHKHGDIVRLFGDLRFIVIDEVHSLIRGDRGGQTLCIIERLSRLAGCNPRRIGLSATIGEPARAGEFLASGTGRGTIIPRIEEPKVRWRLSMEHFFIQREQAVPPEGSQAMPALDIATDAAPRNADPGLAYIFEHTLGKKCLIFSNSREECEAVCSTLRHYCEDKGEPDRFMIHHGNISPALRETAEKAMKDEERNLSICTTATLELGIDVGRLERAFQIDAPWTVSAFLQRMGRTGRRGQPPEMWFVMREDESEARSMLPASIPWVLIHGIALVQVYREERWVEPPRLDRLPYSLLFHQTMCTLAGGGEMTPAQLAGKVLRLSYFHRITQDDYRILLNHLIETDQIERTERGGLIVGIAGERTISSYRFLATFQENEEFTVRSESVELGTIVRPPPIGEKVAIAGKVWTVDTVDLKRHLLTVTEVKGQVPAFFGLDPGDLHTRILERMRQVLCEDSSYPYLMANAVARLGEARNNARLAGITKQPLIHLGGEMWCLFPWLGTYSFLALERFLKIKCAKDLGLTGLDSDRPFFIQFSMKADSGTFYAAVTKRASEPIDPMELLYDKEVPIFEKYDEYVPEELIRKGFALGVLDVDGMRERILEWKKYV, from the coding sequence ATGGGCAACGAGGTCTTCGACAGGTACGCACCCTTCATCAGGGACTTCATCTACAGGAACCGCTGGGAATCCCTCCGCGGGATCCAGATGGCTGCCGCTGACGCCATCTTCAACTCGGAGGAGAACGTCCTCCTCACCGCATCCACCGCCTCCGGTAAGACGGAGGCCGCATTCTTCCCAATCCTCACGCTGCTGTCGGAGAACCCCCCGGCATCCGTCGGAGCGATATACATCGGTCCGCTGAAGGCGCTGATCAACGACCAGTTCGAGCGTCTCAACCAACTGTGCCAGGAGGCGGACATCCCCGTCTGGCACTGGCACGGGGACGTCAATCAGAGCCACAAGGAGAAGTTCATCAGGCACCCATCGGGCATCCTCCAGATCACCCCCGAATCCCTGGAAGGCATGCTCCTCCACAAGCACGGGGACATCGTGAGGCTGTTCGGGGACCTCCGTTTCATAGTCATCGACGAGGTACACTCCCTCATCAGGGGGGACAGGGGAGGCCAGACCCTATGTATCATCGAGCGCCTCTCCAGGCTGGCGGGATGCAATCCCCGCAGGATCGGGCTGTCCGCGACCATCGGCGAGCCCGCAAGGGCAGGGGAGTTCCTCGCATCGGGTACGGGCAGGGGCACCATCATCCCGAGGATCGAGGAGCCCAAGGTCAGGTGGAGGCTCTCCATGGAGCATTTCTTCATCCAGAGGGAGCAGGCGGTCCCTCCCGAAGGGTCCCAGGCAATGCCTGCCCTGGATATCGCCACCGACGCCGCCCCCCGCAATGCCGACCCGGGGCTGGCGTACATATTCGAGCACACCCTCGGGAAGAAGTGCCTCATATTCTCCAATTCCAGGGAGGAGTGCGAGGCGGTCTGCTCCACCCTGAGGCACTATTGCGAGGACAAGGGTGAACCGGACCGTTTCATGATCCACCACGGCAACATCTCCCCCGCTCTCCGCGAGACCGCCGAGAAGGCGATGAAGGACGAGGAGAGGAACCTCTCCATCTGCACCACGGCCACCCTTGAGCTGGGAATCGACGTGGGGCGCCTCGAGAGGGCGTTCCAGATAGACGCACCGTGGACGGTGTCCGCTTTCCTCCAGAGGATGGGGAGGACCGGGAGGAGGGGGCAGCCGCCGGAGATGTGGTTCGTCATGCGCGAGGACGAGTCCGAGGCGAGGAGCATGCTCCCCGCATCCATCCCGTGGGTGCTCATCCACGGCATCGCCCTCGTCCAGGTCTACAGGGAGGAGAGGTGGGTGGAGCCGCCGAGGCTCGACCGCCTGCCCTACTCGCTCCTGTTCCATCAGACCATGTGCACCCTCGCCGGCGGAGGGGAGATGACTCCCGCCCAGCTTGCGGGGAAGGTCCTCAGGCTCTCCTATTTCCACAGGATCACCCAGGATGACTACCGGATCCTCCTGAACCACCTAATCGAGACCGACCAGATCGAGAGGACCGAGAGGGGCGGACTGATCGTCGGCATCGCAGGGGAGAGGACCATCTCGTCATATCGCTTCCTTGCCACATTCCAGGAGAACGAGGAGTTCACGGTCAGAAGCGAATCCGTCGAGTTGGGGACCATCGTGAGGCCTCCGCCCATCGGGGAGAAGGTGGCCATCGCCGGCAAGGTATGGACGGTCGACACCGTGGACCTCAAGAGGCATCTGCTAACGGTCACCGAGGTGAAGGGCCAGGTCCCCGCGTTCTTCGGTCTTGACCCCGGGGACCTGCACACCAGGATCCTGGAGAGGATGAGGCAGGTCCTCTGCGAGGACAGCTCCTACCCGTACCTGATGGCGAATGCCGTCGCCAGGCTCGGCGAGGCGAGGAACAACGCCCGTCTCGCAGGGATAACCAAGCAGCCCCTCATCCATCTGGGAGGCGAGATGTGGTGCCTGTTCCCGTGGCTGGGCACATATTCGTTCCTCGCCCTGGAGAGGTTCCTCAAGATCAAGTGCGCCAAGGACCTGGGGCTGACCGGCCTGGATTCCGACAGGCCGTTCTTCATCCAGTTTTCGATGAAGGCGGATTCCGGGACGTTCTACGCCGCGGTGACCAAGAGGGCATCCGAACCCATCGACCCCATGGAGCTCCTCTACGACAAGGAAGTTCCTATTTTCGAGAAGTATGACGAATATGTGCCAGAGGAGCTGATCCGCAAGGGATTCGCCCTCGGTGTACTCGACGTGGACGGCATGAGGGAACGCATCCTCGAGTGGAAGAAGTACGTCTGA
- a CDS encoding heavy metal-(Cd/Co/Hg/Pb/Zn)-translocating P-type ATPase yields the protein MVAVSLVSLMLSFILDHEGMIDPEWADPAWVAIILCGVPILWDAATGLVLRHDIKADVLVAMALIASIALGEYFAAGEVAFIMSLGGLLEDYSSEKSRRGIEELAEMVPTRARVIRDGEETEVEAESVSVGEKLRVIAGESIPLDGFVVSGRTSVDQSSLTGESMPVDKAEGDEVFSGTVNQMGTFEMEVTKTASESSFQKLVAMVESADADRTRIVRTADRWATYLVALVFGITLVTYLAFRDVERALTVMIVFCPCAFILATPTAVVAAIGNLAHRNILVRDGDALEKMASVDRVVFDKTGTLTEGRPKVERVVSAGGMEEGEILSLAASAESLSEHPLGKAIASSSDAEKPDDFSISVGGGVSASVSGRKVLVGSSRFMEESGIAVPDALGEAASEATGGGSICVFVSVDGRAEGVIVLSDPIRQDSAEAVSEIRAEGAECVLLTGDSENTASHIAGEAGISEFRAECRPEDKMSRIRDMQSEGHRVCMVGDGINDAPSLKAADVGIAMGGTGTGIALDAADMVLVGDEIGRIPHLQFVSGRMMSKIRNNIVFAMCWNFMAVALAVFGIVGPVLGAIVHNVGSVAVVVNSFLLLLAQRK from the coding sequence ATGGTGGCCGTTTCCCTGGTGTCGCTGATGCTCTCGTTCATCCTCGATCACGAGGGGATGATCGATCCGGAATGGGCGGATCCCGCCTGGGTAGCCATCATACTCTGCGGAGTGCCGATCCTCTGGGATGCGGCGACCGGGCTGGTCCTCAGGCACGACATCAAGGCCGACGTCCTCGTGGCGATGGCGCTCATCGCATCGATAGCCCTCGGCGAGTACTTCGCAGCCGGAGAGGTCGCCTTCATCATGTCTCTGGGAGGTCTTCTGGAGGACTACTCTTCGGAGAAGTCCCGCAGGGGGATAGAAGAGCTCGCCGAGATGGTTCCGACCAGGGCGCGCGTCATACGCGACGGAGAGGAGACAGAGGTCGAGGCCGAGTCGGTCTCCGTCGGCGAAAAACTCCGTGTCATCGCCGGGGAATCCATCCCCCTGGACGGTTTCGTCGTCTCCGGCAGGACCTCGGTGGATCAGTCCTCCCTTACCGGGGAATCGATGCCCGTGGACAAGGCGGAGGGCGACGAGGTATTCAGCGGAACGGTCAACCAGATGGGTACCTTCGAGATGGAGGTGACCAAGACCGCTTCCGAGTCATCCTTCCAGAAGCTCGTCGCCATGGTCGAGTCCGCCGATGCCGACCGTACGAGGATCGTCCGTACCGCCGACAGGTGGGCCACCTATCTCGTGGCGCTGGTGTTCGGCATCACCCTGGTGACCTATCTCGCGTTCAGGGACGTCGAGCGTGCACTCACGGTCATGATCGTGTTCTGCCCCTGTGCATTCATACTCGCAACGCCCACCGCCGTTGTGGCGGCGATAGGCAATCTGGCACACCGCAACATCCTCGTACGCGACGGGGACGCCCTGGAGAAGATGGCATCGGTGGACAGGGTGGTCTTCGACAAGACCGGTACCCTCACAGAGGGGAGGCCCAAGGTTGAGAGGGTCGTCTCCGCGGGAGGAATGGAAGAGGGGGAGATACTGTCTCTCGCCGCTTCCGCAGAATCCCTCTCCGAGCATCCTCTGGGGAAGGCCATCGCATCTTCATCCGATGCGGAGAAGCCAGACGATTTCTCCATCTCGGTGGGCGGCGGTGTATCGGCATCCGTCTCGGGAAGGAAGGTCCTTGTCGGCAGCTCCAGGTTCATGGAGGAGTCCGGCATCGCCGTCCCGGATGCGCTCGGGGAAGCGGCATCCGAGGCAACCGGGGGCGGGTCGATATGCGTGTTCGTTTCCGTCGACGGAAGGGCGGAGGGCGTGATCGTTCTCTCCGATCCCATCAGGCAGGATTCTGCCGAAGCGGTGTCCGAGATACGTGCGGAGGGCGCGGAGTGCGTCCTCCTCACCGGCGATTCCGAGAATACCGCCTCCCACATCGCAGGGGAGGCGGGCATCTCCGAGTTCAGGGCGGAGTGCCGCCCGGAGGACAAGATGTCCCGTATCAGGGACATGCAGTCCGAGGGGCACAGGGTCTGCATGGTCGGCGACGGTATCAACGATGCACCGTCCCTCAAGGCTGCGGACGTCGGGATAGCGATGGGAGGGACCGGGACCGGCATCGCTCTAGATGCGGCGGACATGGTCCTGGTCGGCGACGAGATCGGGAGGATCCCGCATCTCCAGTTCGTTTCCGGAAGGATGATGTCCAAGATCAGGAACAACATCGTGTTCGCCATGTGCTGGAACTTCATGGCCGTCGCCCTAGCGGTGTTCGGAATCGTCGGTCCAGTCCTCGGAGCCATCGTGCACAACGTGGGCTCCGTGGCGGTCGTAGTGAACTCGTTCCTGCTGCTCCTGGCGCAGAGGAAGTGA